The following are encoded in a window of Panthera leo isolate Ple1 chromosome B2, P.leo_Ple1_pat1.1, whole genome shotgun sequence genomic DNA:
- the EPHA7 gene encoding ephrin type-A receptor 7 isoform X2, producing MVFQTRHPSWIILCYIWLLRFAHTGEAQAAKEVLLLDSKAQQTELEWISSPPNGWEEISGLDENYTPIRTYQVCQVMEPNQNNWLRTNWISKGNAQRIFVELKFTLRDCNSLPGVLGTCKETFNLYYYETDYDTGRNIRENLYVKIDTIAADESFTQGDLGERKMKLNTEVREIGPLSKKGFYLAFQDVGACIALVSVKVYYKKCWSIIENLAIFPDTVTGSEFSSLVEVRGTCVSSAEEEAENSPRMHCSAEGEWLVPIGKCICKAGYQQKGDTCELIIIGQYFST from the exons ATGGTTTTTCAAACTCGGCACCCTTCATGGATTATTTTATGCTACATCTGGCTGCTCCGCTTTGCACACACCGGGGAAGCGCAGGCTGCAAAGGAAG TACTACTGCTGGATTCTAAAGCACAACAAACAGAGTTGGAATGGATTTCTTCTCCACCCAATGGG TGGGAGGAAATCAGCGGTTTGGACGAGAACTATACCCCGATCCGAACGTACCAGGTGTGCCAGGTCATGGAGCCCAACCAAAACAACTGGCTGCGGACTAACTGGATTTCGAAAGGCAATGCACAAAGGATTTTTGTAGAATTGAAATTTACCCTGAGGGATTGTAACAGTCTTCCTGGAGTACTGGGAACTTGCAAGGAAACCTTTAATTTGTACTATTATGAAACAGACTACGACACTGGCAGGAATATAAGAGAAAACCTCTATGTAAAAATAGACACCATTGCTGCAGATGAAAGTTTTACCCAGGGTGACCTTGGTGAAAGAAAGATGAAGCTTAACACTGAGGTGAGAGAGATTGGACCTTTGTCCAAAAAGGGATTCTATCTTGCCTTTCAGGATGTAGGGGCTTGCATAGCTTTGGTTTCTGTCAAAGTATACTACAAGAAGTGCTGGTCCATTATTGAGAATTTAGCTATCTTTCCAGATACAGTGACTGGTTCAGAATTTTCCTCTTTAGTCGAGGTTCGAGGGACATGTGTCAGCAGTGCAGAGGAAGAGGCGGAAAACTCCCCCAGGATGCACTGCAGTGCAGAAGGAGAATGGTTAGTGCCCATTGGAAAGTGTATCTGCAAAGCAGGCTACCAGCAGAAAGGGGACACTTGTGAAC TCATCATAATTGGCCAGTATTTTTCTACTTAA